A single Pan troglodytes isolate AG18354 chromosome X, NHGRI_mPanTro3-v2.0_pri, whole genome shotgun sequence DNA region contains:
- the MAGED1 gene encoding melanoma-associated antigen D1 isoform X1: MAQKMDCGAGLLGFQAEASVEDSALLMQTLMEAIQISEAPPTNQATTAASPQSSQPPTANEMADIQVSAAAARPKSAFKVQNATTKGPNGVYDFSQAHNAKDVPNTQPKAAFKSQNATPKGPNAAYDFSQAATTGELAANKSEMAFKAQNATTKVGPNATYNFSQSLNANDLANSRPKTPFKAWNDTTKAPTADTQTQNVNQAKMSTSQADIETDPGISEPDGATAQTSADGSQAQNLESRTIIRGKRTRKINNLNVEENSSGDQRRAPLAAGTWRSAPVPVTTQNPPGAPPNVLWQTPLAWQNPSGWQNQTARQTPPARQSPPARQTPPAWQNPVAWQNPVIWPNPVIWQNPVIWPNPIVWPGPVVWPNPLAWQNPPGWQTPPGWQTPPGWQGPPDWQGPPDWPLPPDWPLPPDWPLPTDWPLPPDWIPADWPIPPDWQNLRPSPNLRPSPNSRASQNPGAAQPRDVALLQERANKLVKYLMLKDYTKVPIKRSEMLRDIIREYTDVYPEIIERACFVLEKKFGIQLKEIDKEEHLYILISTPESLAGILGTTKDTPKLGLLLVILGVIFMNGNRASEAVLWEALRKMGLRPGVRHPLLGDLRKLLTYEFVKQKYLDYRRVPNSNPPEYEFLWGLRSYHETSKMKVLRFIAEVQKRDPRDWTAQFMEAADEALDALDAAAAEAEARAEARTRMGIGDEAVSGPWSWDDIEFELLTWDEEGDFGDPWSRIPFTFWARYHQNARSRFPQTFAGPIIGPGGTASANFAANFGAIGFFWVE, encoded by the exons ATGGCTCAGAAAATGGACTGTGGTGCGGGCCTCCTCGGCTTCCAG GCTGAGGCCTCCGTAGAAGACAGCGCCTTGCTTATGCAGACCTTGATGGAGGCCATCCAGATCTCAGAGGCTCCACCTACTAACCAGGCCACCACAGCTGCTAGTCCCCAGAGTTCACAGCCCCCAACTGCCAATGAGATGGCTGACATTCAGGTTTCAGCAGCTGCCGCTAGGCCTAAGTCAGCCTTTAAAGTCCAGAATGCCACCACAAAAGGCCCAAATGGTGTCTATGATTTCTCTCAGGCTCATAATGCCAAGGATGTGCCCAACACGCAGCCCAAGGCAGCCTTTAAGTCCCAAAATGCTACCCCAAAGGGTCCAAATGCTGCCTATGATTTTTCCCAGGCAGCAACCACTGGTGAGTTAGCTGCTAACAAGTCTGAGATGGCCTTCAAGGCCCAGAATGCCACTACTAAAGTGGGCCCAAATGCCACCTACAATTTCTCTCAGTCTCTCAATGCCAATGACCTGGCCAACAGCAGGCCTAAGACCCCTTTCAAGGCTTGGAATGATACCACTAAGGCCCCAACAGCTGATACCCAGACCCAGAATGTAAATCAGGCCAAAATGTCCACTTCCCAGGCTGACATAGAGACCGACCCAGGTATCTCTGAACCTGACGGTGCAACTGCACAGACATCAGCAGATGGTTCCCAGGCTCAGAATCTGGAGTCCCGGACAATAATTCGGGGCAAGAGGACCCGCAAG ATTAATAACTTGAATGTTGAAGAGAACAGCAGTGGGGATCAGAGGCGGGCCCCACTGGCTGCAGGGACCTGGAGGTCTGCACCAGTTCCAGTGACCACTCAGAACCCACCTGGCGCACCCCCCAATGTGCTCTGGCAGACGCCATTGGCTTGGCAGAACCCCTCAGGCTGGCAAAACCAGACAGCCAGGCAGACCCCACCAGCACGTCAGAGCCCTCCAGCTAGGCAGACCCCACCAGCCTGGCAGAACCCAGTCGCTTGGCAGAACCCAGTGATTTGGCCAAACCCAGTAATCTGGCAGAACCCAGTGATCTGGCCAAACCCCATTGTCTGGCCCGGCCCTGTTGTCTGGCCGAATCCACTGGCCTGGCAGAATCCACCTGGATGGCAGACCCCACCTGGATGGCAGACCCCACCGGGCTGGCAGGGTCCTCCAGACTGGCAAGGTCCTCCTGACTGGCCGCTACCACCCGACTGGCCACTGCCACCTGATTGGCCACTTCCCACTGACTGGCCACTACCACCTGACTGGATCCCCGCTGATTGGCCAATTCCACCTGACTGGCAGAACCTGCGCCCCTCGCCTAACCTGCGCCCTTCTCCCAACTCGCGTGCCTCACAGAACCCGGGTGCTGCACAGCCCCGAGATGTGGCCCTTCTTCAGGAAAGA GCAAATAAGTTGGTCAAGTACTTGATGCTTAAGGACTACACAAAGGTGCCCATCAAGCGCTCAG AAATGCTGAGAGATATCATCCGTGAATACACTGATGTTTATCCAGAAATCATTGAACGTGCATGCTTTGTCCTAGAGAAG AAATTTGGGATTCAGCTGAAAGAAATTGACAAAGAAGAACACCTGTATATTCTCATCAGTACCCCCGAGTCCCTGGCTGGCATACTGGGAAC GACCAAAGACACACCCAAGCTCGGTCTCCTCTTGGTGATTCTGGGTGTCATCTTCATGAATGGCAACCGTGCCAGTGAGG CTGTCCTCTGGGAGGCACTACGCAAGATGGGACTGCGTCCTGG GGTGAGACATCCCCTCCTTGGAGATCTAAGGAAACTTCTCACCTATGAGTTTGTAAAGCAGAA ATACCTGGACTACAGACGAGTGCCCAACAGCAACCCCCCGGAGTATGAGTTCCTCTGGGGCCTCCGTTCCTACCATGAGACTAGCAAgatgaaagtgctgagattcatTGCAGAG GTTCAGAAAAGAGACCCTCGTGACTGGACTGCACAGTTCATGGAGGCTGCAGATGAGGCCTTGGATGCTCTGGATGCTGCTGCAGCTGAGGCCGAAGCCCGGGCTGAAGCAAGAACCCGCATGGGAATTGGAGATGAGGCTGTGTCTGGGCCCTGGAGCTGGGATGACATTGAGTTTGAGCTGCTGACCTGGGATGAGGAAGGAGATTTTGGAGATCCCTGGTCCAGAATTCCATTTACCTTCTGGGCCAGATACCACCAGAATGCCCGCTCCAGATTCCCTCAGACCTTTGCCGGTCCCATTATTGGTCCTGGTGGTACAGCCAGTGCCAACTTCGCTGCCAACTTTGGTGCCATTGGTTTCTTCTGGGTTGAGTGA
- the MAGED1 gene encoding melanoma-associated antigen D1 isoform X2, whose protein sequence is MQTLMEAIQISEAPPTNQATTAASPQSSQPPTANEMADIQVSAAAARPKSAFKVQNATTKGPNGVYDFSQAHNAKDVPNTQPKAAFKSQNATPKGPNAAYDFSQAATTGELAANKSEMAFKAQNATTKVGPNATYNFSQSLNANDLANSRPKTPFKAWNDTTKAPTADTQTQNVNQAKMSTSQADIETDPGISEPDGATAQTSADGSQAQNLESRTIIRGKRTRKINNLNVEENSSGDQRRAPLAAGTWRSAPVPVTTQNPPGAPPNVLWQTPLAWQNPSGWQNQTARQTPPARQSPPARQTPPAWQNPVAWQNPVIWPNPVIWQNPVIWPNPIVWPGPVVWPNPLAWQNPPGWQTPPGWQTPPGWQGPPDWQGPPDWPLPPDWPLPPDWPLPTDWPLPPDWIPADWPIPPDWQNLRPSPNLRPSPNSRASQNPGAAQPRDVALLQERANKLVKYLMLKDYTKVPIKRSEMLRDIIREYTDVYPEIIERACFVLEKKFGIQLKEIDKEEHLYILISTPESLAGILGTTKDTPKLGLLLVILGVIFMNGNRASEAVLWEALRKMGLRPGVRHPLLGDLRKLLTYEFVKQKYLDYRRVPNSNPPEYEFLWGLRSYHETSKMKVLRFIAEVQKRDPRDWTAQFMEAADEALDALDAAAAEAEARAEARTRMGIGDEAVSGPWSWDDIEFELLTWDEEGDFGDPWSRIPFTFWARYHQNARSRFPQTFAGPIIGPGGTASANFAANFGAIGFFWVE, encoded by the exons ATGCAGACCTTGATGGAGGCCATCCAGATCTCAGAGGCTCCACCTACTAACCAGGCCACCACAGCTGCTAGTCCCCAGAGTTCACAGCCCCCAACTGCCAATGAGATGGCTGACATTCAGGTTTCAGCAGCTGCCGCTAGGCCTAAGTCAGCCTTTAAAGTCCAGAATGCCACCACAAAAGGCCCAAATGGTGTCTATGATTTCTCTCAGGCTCATAATGCCAAGGATGTGCCCAACACGCAGCCCAAGGCAGCCTTTAAGTCCCAAAATGCTACCCCAAAGGGTCCAAATGCTGCCTATGATTTTTCCCAGGCAGCAACCACTGGTGAGTTAGCTGCTAACAAGTCTGAGATGGCCTTCAAGGCCCAGAATGCCACTACTAAAGTGGGCCCAAATGCCACCTACAATTTCTCTCAGTCTCTCAATGCCAATGACCTGGCCAACAGCAGGCCTAAGACCCCTTTCAAGGCTTGGAATGATACCACTAAGGCCCCAACAGCTGATACCCAGACCCAGAATGTAAATCAGGCCAAAATGTCCACTTCCCAGGCTGACATAGAGACCGACCCAGGTATCTCTGAACCTGACGGTGCAACTGCACAGACATCAGCAGATGGTTCCCAGGCTCAGAATCTGGAGTCCCGGACAATAATTCGGGGCAAGAGGACCCGCAAG ATTAATAACTTGAATGTTGAAGAGAACAGCAGTGGGGATCAGAGGCGGGCCCCACTGGCTGCAGGGACCTGGAGGTCTGCACCAGTTCCAGTGACCACTCAGAACCCACCTGGCGCACCCCCCAATGTGCTCTGGCAGACGCCATTGGCTTGGCAGAACCCCTCAGGCTGGCAAAACCAGACAGCCAGGCAGACCCCACCAGCACGTCAGAGCCCTCCAGCTAGGCAGACCCCACCAGCCTGGCAGAACCCAGTCGCTTGGCAGAACCCAGTGATTTGGCCAAACCCAGTAATCTGGCAGAACCCAGTGATCTGGCCAAACCCCATTGTCTGGCCCGGCCCTGTTGTCTGGCCGAATCCACTGGCCTGGCAGAATCCACCTGGATGGCAGACCCCACCTGGATGGCAGACCCCACCGGGCTGGCAGGGTCCTCCAGACTGGCAAGGTCCTCCTGACTGGCCGCTACCACCCGACTGGCCACTGCCACCTGATTGGCCACTTCCCACTGACTGGCCACTACCACCTGACTGGATCCCCGCTGATTGGCCAATTCCACCTGACTGGCAGAACCTGCGCCCCTCGCCTAACCTGCGCCCTTCTCCCAACTCGCGTGCCTCACAGAACCCGGGTGCTGCACAGCCCCGAGATGTGGCCCTTCTTCAGGAAAGA GCAAATAAGTTGGTCAAGTACTTGATGCTTAAGGACTACACAAAGGTGCCCATCAAGCGCTCAG AAATGCTGAGAGATATCATCCGTGAATACACTGATGTTTATCCAGAAATCATTGAACGTGCATGCTTTGTCCTAGAGAAG AAATTTGGGATTCAGCTGAAAGAAATTGACAAAGAAGAACACCTGTATATTCTCATCAGTACCCCCGAGTCCCTGGCTGGCATACTGGGAAC GACCAAAGACACACCCAAGCTCGGTCTCCTCTTGGTGATTCTGGGTGTCATCTTCATGAATGGCAACCGTGCCAGTGAGG CTGTCCTCTGGGAGGCACTACGCAAGATGGGACTGCGTCCTGG GGTGAGACATCCCCTCCTTGGAGATCTAAGGAAACTTCTCACCTATGAGTTTGTAAAGCAGAA ATACCTGGACTACAGACGAGTGCCCAACAGCAACCCCCCGGAGTATGAGTTCCTCTGGGGCCTCCGTTCCTACCATGAGACTAGCAAgatgaaagtgctgagattcatTGCAGAG GTTCAGAAAAGAGACCCTCGTGACTGGACTGCACAGTTCATGGAGGCTGCAGATGAGGCCTTGGATGCTCTGGATGCTGCTGCAGCTGAGGCCGAAGCCCGGGCTGAAGCAAGAACCCGCATGGGAATTGGAGATGAGGCTGTGTCTGGGCCCTGGAGCTGGGATGACATTGAGTTTGAGCTGCTGACCTGGGATGAGGAAGGAGATTTTGGAGATCCCTGGTCCAGAATTCCATTTACCTTCTGGGCCAGATACCACCAGAATGCCCGCTCCAGATTCCCTCAGACCTTTGCCGGTCCCATTATTGGTCCTGGTGGTACAGCCAGTGCCAACTTCGCTGCCAACTTTGGTGCCATTGGTTTCTTCTGGGTTGAGTGA